One part of the Parabacteroides distasonis ATCC 8503 genome encodes these proteins:
- a CDS encoding glycosyltransferase family 2 protein, whose amino-acid sequence MLLSICIPCCKRIEQLELTLTSIFQDNSDVPITDYEVILSDNDPLHEIELLVNKFDFENLKYFHTDCEGFLNSYCVLTYAKGTFLKLHNSQAKFKKGSLTKIIDDIRGSQNDKALLFYSNGMLNKNRVLAYDDFNSFMYNLSYWSSSSNGFCIWKDEFDKIGEIKLNPLFPHTSLFLTQHCLGKYIINDEYLFDVQRIPKRGGHNKFKAFTIEYPSLIDAVYKSGYISMKCKKHILNDILFYFLPTLLFNKYVARIECFDIYGYKQNIKKYFPWFSYYLTYMLILIVPFNKLYNRIKKRLKKLFF is encoded by the coding sequence ATGTTATTATCTATATGTATTCCGTGCTGTAAAAGGATTGAGCAACTAGAACTAACACTTACAAGTATTTTTCAAGATAATTCAGATGTTCCAATAACTGATTATGAGGTTATTCTTTCTGATAATGATCCTCTACATGAAATAGAACTGTTGGTTAATAAATTTGATTTTGAAAACTTAAAATATTTCCATACAGATTGTGAGGGATTTTTAAACTCCTATTGTGTTCTTACATATGCGAAGGGCACATTCTTAAAACTTCATAATAGTCAAGCAAAATTCAAAAAAGGGAGTTTGACGAAAATAATTGATGATATTAGAGGGTCGCAAAATGATAAAGCTTTACTATTCTATTCAAATGGAATGCTTAATAAAAACAGAGTGTTGGCATATGATGATTTTAATTCTTTTATGTATAACTTGTCATATTGGTCTTCGTCAAGCAATGGCTTCTGCATATGGAAAGATGAATTTGATAAGATAGGAGAAATAAAGTTAAATCCTTTATTTCCTCATACCTCCTTGTTCTTGACGCAACATTGTTTAGGAAAATATATTATTAATGATGAATATTTGTTTGATGTTCAAAGGATTCCTAAACGAGGTGGGCATAATAAATTCAAAGCTTTTACTATTGAATATCCGTCTTTGATTGATGCTGTATATAAATCTGGATATATTTCCATGAAATGTAAAAAGCATATATTGAATGATATATTATTCTATTTTCTTCCTACGCTTCTTTTTAATAAATATGTGGCAAGGATAGAATGCTTTGATATATACGGATATAAGCAAAATATTAAGAAGTATTTCCCGTGGTTTTCTTATTATTTGACATATATGTTAATACTTATTGTTCCTTTTAATAAACTATATAATCGTATTAAGAAGCGGTTGAAAAAATTATTTTTTTAG
- a CDS encoding glycosyltransferase translates to MKIVYFVDGLNRGGVESVVCHLSSSFAKLRNKIYIICLHKDMNDLHLEIPEYISVFYLPFESNRNHHVNYIRYLPNLVDLLKKIKPDIVHAHNSSFSYFFLSIGILLSRTVPVNIRSIHFSGFFLEKRTIEDKIRFIFDWCACRLLKTIIISVGPTVSRVVKRLYTSNQHLTIVNGIDTKEKFCKRNLTKSCMGISEDKYVAVYVARICEGKNHDTLIKAWEIVTQYHPSALLLFIGDGPLKEQYQSVVHEKSLDDKITFTGSIPNIVEYLSIADVGVFPSESEGLPLVLMEMMAVELPVVASKIPSCCDLIEENVNGILYETYDYKDLANKILSVLCDNELKKKLGEQAKLLVCNHYSIENMINRHNILYQKLLLKQNFTDAYN, encoded by the coding sequence ATGAAAATCGTATACTTTGTTGATGGATTAAACAGAGGAGGCGTAGAGTCGGTTGTTTGTCATCTATCGTCAAGTTTCGCCAAATTGAGGAATAAGATCTATATTATATGTTTGCACAAAGATATGAATGATCTGCACCTTGAAATACCTGAATATATCTCTGTTTTTTACCTTCCTTTTGAAAGTAACAGGAATCATCATGTTAATTATATTCGTTATTTGCCGAATTTAGTGGATTTGTTGAAAAAGATAAAACCGGATATTGTTCATGCGCACAATTCCTCATTTTCATATTTCTTTTTATCTATAGGTATATTGCTATCGAGAACTGTTCCGGTTAATATTAGAAGCATACATTTTAGTGGTTTTTTTCTGGAAAAAAGAACAATCGAAGATAAAATACGTTTTATCTTCGATTGGTGTGCATGTCGATTGTTAAAAACGATAATTATATCTGTTGGTCCTACGGTAAGTCGTGTTGTTAAAAGATTATATACTTCTAATCAACATTTGACGATAGTAAATGGAATTGATACAAAAGAAAAATTTTGTAAACGTAATCTTACGAAATCGTGTATGGGGATTAGTGAAGATAAATATGTTGCTGTTTATGTTGCACGAATTTGTGAAGGAAAGAATCACGATACCCTAATCAAGGCGTGGGAAATAGTGACACAGTATCACCCTTCTGCCTTATTACTATTTATTGGAGATGGCCCACTTAAAGAACAATATCAATCTGTTGTTCATGAAAAATCATTAGATGATAAAATCACATTTACTGGTTCTATTCCCAATATTGTTGAATATCTGTCAATTGCAGATGTTGGAGTGTTTCCCTCAGAATCTGAAGGGCTACCATTGGTTCTTATGGAAATGATGGCTGTGGAACTACCTGTGGTTGCTTCTAAAATACCATCTTGCTGTGATCTAATAGAGGAGAATGTTAACGGTATTTTATATGAAACCTATGATTATAAAGATTTGGCTAACAAAATTCTGAGTGTTTTATGTGATAATGAGCTAAAGAAAAAACTTGGAGAACAAGCTAAGTTGCTTGTTTGTAATCATTACTCCATTGAAAATATGATAAATCGGCATAATATTCTTTATCAGAAGTTGCTATTAAAACAGAATTTTACAGATGCGTATAATTAA
- a CDS encoding nucleotidyltransferase family protein has protein sequence MKSTTEYINILRDYMAKNASKYSITRMGIFGSVARGEQTENSDVDVYLETSKPNMFALVHIKEDLQSLFGCNVDIVRLRDQMDSLLRNRIEKEGIYV, from the coding sequence ATGAAGTCAACAACTGAATATATAAACATCTTGCGTGACTATATGGCGAAGAATGCATCCAAATATAGCATTACCCGTATGGGAATATTTGGTTCTGTAGCCAGAGGGGAACAAACAGAAAACAGTGATGTTGATGTTTATTTAGAGACCTCAAAGCCAAATATGTTCGCATTGGTACATATAAAGGAAGATTTACAATCCCTATTCGGCTGTAATGTCGATATTGTCCGATTGCGGGATCAAATGGATTCACTTTTGAGAAACCGAATTGAAAAGGAAGGCATTTATGTGTGA
- a CDS encoding Nif3-like dinuclear metal center hexameric protein: MVKVKDILREIEHYAPLPLQEGFDNAGVQVGDVNQHATGVLLCLDVTEEVLDEAIEMGYNLIISHHPLAFKSFKSLTGSNYIERCMMKACKYDLVVYAAHTNLDNAVGGVNYRLAELIGLQNVRILSPQKGALLKLVTFVPEAYAEIMRNTLFNAGAGSIGNYDACSYNLHGEGTFRANAGCNPFCGEIGELHVEKEVRIEMIFPAFKKTAVTRALLSVHPYEEPAFDFYSLSNTWEQAGSGVVGELPAEEDELSFLLRIKALFNVGCVKHSPFTGKPIREVAICGGSGAFLIKDAIAYGADVFITGEAKYNDFYDVEDRILLAVIGHYESEICTKDIFYNIISKKFPTFAVHFSNVNSNPVKYL, encoded by the coding sequence ATGGTAAAGGTTAAAGATATATTGAGAGAAATCGAGCATTACGCCCCGCTGCCGCTTCAAGAAGGTTTTGACAATGCGGGTGTGCAAGTTGGCGACGTGAACCAGCATGCGACGGGTGTGTTGCTATGCCTAGATGTTACCGAGGAGGTGCTTGATGAAGCGATCGAGATGGGATACAACCTGATCATCTCTCATCATCCTTTGGCCTTTAAGTCGTTTAAGTCGTTGACTGGCTCCAATTATATCGAGCGTTGCATGATGAAGGCGTGTAAGTATGATTTGGTGGTTTATGCCGCCCATACCAATCTTGATAATGCCGTAGGAGGCGTGAATTACCGTTTGGCAGAGTTGATCGGCTTGCAAAATGTACGGATCTTGAGCCCCCAAAAAGGCGCTTTGCTGAAGTTGGTGACGTTTGTCCCCGAGGCTTATGCCGAGATCATGCGGAATACCTTGTTCAATGCCGGTGCGGGAAGTATCGGGAACTATGATGCTTGCAGTTATAATTTACATGGCGAGGGAACATTCCGTGCCAATGCGGGATGCAATCCGTTTTGTGGTGAGATCGGCGAGTTGCATGTAGAGAAAGAGGTGCGTATCGAGATGATCTTTCCGGCATTCAAGAAGACGGCGGTGACCCGTGCCCTGTTATCCGTTCATCCGTATGAGGAGCCGGCTTTTGATTTTTATTCGTTATCAAACACATGGGAACAGGCAGGTTCCGGTGTAGTGGGAGAGTTGCCTGCCGAGGAAGATGAGTTGAGTTTCTTGTTGCGGATCAAGGCCCTGTTTAACGTCGGTTGCGTGAAGCATTCCCCATTTACTGGTAAGCCTATCCGAGAGGTCGCTATCTGCGGAGGCAGCGGCGCTTTCTTGATCAAGGACGCTATCGCGTATGGTGCCGATGTCTTTATAACGGGGGAGGCAAAGTACAACGATTTTTACGATGTGGAGGACCGGATTCTACTGGCGGTTATCGGTCATTATGAATCGGAAATCTGTACAAAAGACATATTTTATAACATAATATCGAAAAAATTCCCTACCTTTGCGGTACATTTTTCGAATGTTAATTCAAACCCAGTAAAATATTTATAG
- a CDS encoding DUF1972 domain-containing protein has protein sequence MKYITIIGTVGVPANYGGFETLVENVIGENASKDGNYTVYCSSKSYPKRLSLYKGASLKYIPLDANGIQSIFYDILSLIQATRRSDVVLILGVSGCCFLPIYRLFSKKKLIINIDGLEHRRNKWGKWTRRFLRFSEKMAVKYADVVVADNKGIQDYVLEEYGKQAELIAYGGDHVLCDVSDIEDEVLEQYGLKDVDYSFSLCRIEPENNVHITLEAFKRTGKELFFIGNWERSSYGKMLKDKYGDCENIHLLSPIYDVKVLNVLRSHCCYYIHGHSAGGTNPSLVEAMFFNKPILAYDVIYNRETTENKADYFSSVEDLVNLLKMPDSYYVLNAENMMEIAQRCYRWIMITKQYERLYGVSAK, from the coding sequence ATGAAATATATAACAATCATTGGTACGGTTGGAGTACCTGCTAATTATGGAGGTTTTGAAACCTTAGTCGAAAATGTGATAGGTGAAAATGCTTCTAAGGATGGGAATTATACGGTATATTGTAGTAGTAAAAGTTATCCTAAGAGGCTTAGTTTGTATAAAGGTGCTTCGTTAAAGTATATTCCTTTAGATGCTAATGGCATTCAAAGTATCTTTTATGATATTTTGTCTTTGATTCAAGCTACACGGAGAAGTGATGTTGTTCTGATATTAGGTGTCTCTGGATGTTGCTTTTTACCCATTTATCGTTTGTTCTCAAAAAAGAAATTGATAATTAATATTGATGGATTGGAACACCGAAGAAATAAATGGGGAAAGTGGACACGGCGATTCTTGAGGTTCTCAGAAAAAATGGCTGTGAAATATGCAGATGTAGTGGTGGCCGATAATAAGGGAATTCAAGATTATGTATTAGAAGAGTATGGTAAACAGGCTGAGTTGATTGCTTATGGTGGTGATCATGTTTTGTGTGACGTTTCTGATATAGAAGATGAAGTATTAGAGCAATATGGTCTAAAAGATGTAGATTATTCTTTTTCGTTATGCAGAATAGAGCCGGAAAATAACGTACATATAACATTGGAAGCTTTTAAACGGACTGGGAAAGAATTGTTTTTTATAGGAAATTGGGAAAGAAGTTCGTATGGAAAGATGCTAAAAGATAAATATGGTGATTGTGAAAATATCCATTTACTTTCCCCAATATATGATGTGAAGGTGTTGAATGTTCTTAGAAGCCATTGTTGCTATTATATTCACGGACATAGTGCAGGTGGTACCAATCCGTCTTTGGTGGAAGCAATGTTTTTTAATAAACCGATATTGGCTTATGATGTGATTTATAATAGAGAGACAACGGAAAATAAGGCGGATTATTTTTCTTCTGTAGAAGATCTTGTGAATTTATTGAAAATGCCTGATTCTTATTATGTTTTAAATGCAGAAAATATGATGGAAATAGCTCAAAGATGTTATCGATGGATAATGATAACAAAACAATATGAGCGTTTATATGGCGTATCTGCAAAATAA
- the aspS gene encoding aspartate--tRNA ligase, whose product MYRTRTCGDLRLADEGLVVTLAGWVQKTRKMGGMTFVDIRDRYGITQLVFNQEVDAALCEKANKLGREFVIQVTGTVRERSSKNAHIPTGDIELIVSELNVLNTALTPPFTIEEETDGGDDLRMKYRYLDLRRACVRKNLELRHRMAFEVRRYLDEQGFLEVETPVLVNSTPEGARDFVVPSRMNPGQFYALPQSPQTLKQLLMVSGFDRYFQIVKCFRDEDLRADRQPEFTQIDCEMSFVEQEDVLNMFEGMAKHLFKVIRGVEFKESFMRMTWQDAMKQYGSDKPDLRFGMKFVELMDIMKGHGFSVFDNAAYIGGICAEGAASYTRKQLDALTEFVKRPQVGAKGLVYARVEADGNVKSSVDKFYSQEVLQEMKNAFGAKPGDLILILSGDDAMKTRKQLCELRLEMGNQLGLRDKDKFVCLWVIDFPLFEWNEDDQRFYAMHHPFTSPNPDDIPLLDTDPGAVRANAYDMVINGVEVGGGSIRIHDSQLQDKMFKLLGFTEERAQEQFGFLMNAFKYGAPPHGGLAYGLDRFVSLFAGLDSIRDCIAFPKNNSGRDVMLDAPGVLDPAQLDELNLIVDIKK is encoded by the coding sequence ATGTATAGAACAAGAACTTGTGGCGACTTGCGCCTTGCGGATGAAGGTCTGGTGGTTACACTGGCCGGTTGGGTGCAGAAAACCCGCAAAATGGGAGGAATGACATTTGTCGATATCCGCGACCGTTATGGTATTACTCAGTTGGTATTTAATCAGGAGGTTGACGCAGCTCTTTGCGAAAAGGCGAATAAACTGGGCCGTGAATTCGTGATTCAGGTTACGGGTACGGTTCGTGAGCGTTCCAGCAAGAATGCGCATATCCCGACAGGTGATATTGAGTTGATCGTTTCTGAATTAAATGTCCTGAACACTGCGCTTACCCCTCCGTTCACGATCGAGGAGGAGACAGATGGCGGTGATGACTTGCGTATGAAATATCGTTATCTGGACTTGCGTCGTGCTTGCGTTCGTAAGAATCTGGAACTTCGTCATAGAATGGCGTTCGAGGTTCGCCGCTATTTGGATGAGCAAGGTTTCTTGGAGGTAGAGACTCCGGTTCTTGTAAATTCTACCCCGGAGGGTGCCCGTGACTTCGTGGTTCCTTCCCGTATGAACCCGGGACAGTTCTACGCTTTGCCTCAGTCTCCACAGACCTTGAAGCAATTGTTGATGGTTTCCGGTTTCGACCGTTATTTCCAGATCGTAAAATGTTTCCGTGACGAGGATTTGCGTGCGGATCGCCAGCCGGAGTTCACGCAGATCGACTGTGAGATGAGCTTCGTGGAGCAAGAGGATGTCTTGAATATGTTCGAGGGCATGGCGAAACATTTGTTTAAGGTAATCCGTGGTGTCGAGTTCAAGGAGTCGTTTATGCGTATGACTTGGCAAGATGCTATGAAACAATATGGTAGCGATAAACCGGATTTGCGTTTCGGCATGAAGTTCGTCGAGTTGATGGACATCATGAAAGGCCATGGTTTCTCCGTATTCGATAACGCTGCTTACATAGGGGGTATCTGTGCGGAAGGTGCTGCAAGCTATACCCGTAAACAACTGGATGCGCTGACTGAATTCGTGAAACGTCCGCAGGTAGGTGCTAAAGGTTTGGTTTACGCCCGTGTGGAAGCGGATGGTAACGTGAAATCAAGCGTAGATAAATTCTATAGCCAAGAGGTTCTTCAAGAAATGAAGAATGCGTTCGGCGCTAAGCCGGGTGATTTGATTTTGATCCTTTCCGGCGACGATGCGATGAAGACTCGTAAGCAACTTTGCGAGTTGCGTTTAGAGATGGGTAATCAATTAGGCCTTCGTGACAAGGATAAGTTCGTTTGCTTGTGGGTAATCGACTTCCCGCTGTTCGAATGGAACGAGGACGATCAACGTTTCTACGCTATGCACCATCCGTTTACCTCTCCGAATCCGGATGATATACCGTTGTTGGACACGGATCCGGGCGCTGTTCGTGCGAATGCGTATGATATGGTTATCAATGGCGTTGAAGTGGGTGGTGGTTCTATCCGTATCCACGACAGCCAATTACAGGATAAGATGTTCAAGCTGTTAGGATTCACCGAAGAAAGAGCGCAAGAGCAATTCGGTTTCTTGATGAATGCGTTCAAGTACGGAGCGCCTCCTCATGGAGGTTTGGCTTATGGCTTGGATCGTTTCGTGTCTTTGTTCGCCGGTTTGGATTCTATCCGCGACTGTATCGCTTTCCCGAAGAACAATTCTGGACGAGATGTTATGCTCGATGCTCCGGGTGTCTTGGATCCGGCCCAGTTGGACGAACTGAATTTGATCGTTGATATCAAGAAATAA
- a CDS encoding polysaccharide pyruvyl transferase family protein: MSNRDKILSYRDLIKKKLIPLINADYVLLDVPNHPNIGDNLIWEGELRFLENIHYKCIYSANVHNWDENKIKDAKIILFHGGGNWGDLYRECQEHRLYIAEKFKDKRIIIFPQTVWYNNKSILPIDCKIFNNHADIHICLRDQMSMDILSNYVDAKKLYLLPDMAFFVDVEAMPMRKVRNDCILFMLRTDSEIDDITFKLESDFDVKDWPTFSNNKYILLLYSYFEYFKVVVSKRLQKCKFLNVFVSPIYGLNRKNNRERYIYKGINFFSNYEIIYTTRLHGLILGILMDKKVIIVDNKYNKCKNYYDTWLREFDNIELMS, translated from the coding sequence ATGAGTAATCGTGATAAAATTTTGAGTTATAGGGATTTGATAAAGAAAAAGCTGATTCCTTTAATAAATGCTGATTATGTATTGTTGGATGTACCCAACCATCCTAATATTGGTGATAATCTTATTTGGGAAGGAGAACTTCGATTTCTTGAAAATATTCATTATAAGTGTATTTACTCGGCAAATGTTCATAATTGGGATGAGAATAAGATAAAGGATGCCAAAATTATTTTATTTCATGGAGGAGGAAATTGGGGAGATCTGTATCGAGAGTGTCAAGAGCATCGTTTATATATTGCAGAGAAATTTAAAGATAAGCGCATAATAATATTTCCACAAACGGTGTGGTATAATAATAAAAGTATTCTTCCAATAGATTGTAAAATATTTAACAATCATGCGGATATTCATATTTGTTTGAGAGACCAAATGTCTATGGATATATTGTCTAATTATGTAGATGCAAAAAAACTGTATTTACTGCCTGATATGGCTTTCTTTGTTGATGTTGAAGCCATGCCGATGAGAAAGGTAAGGAATGATTGTATATTATTCATGCTTCGCACTGATTCAGAAATAGATGATATAACTTTTAAGTTGGAATCAGATTTTGACGTAAAAGATTGGCCTACATTTTCTAATAATAAATATATTTTATTATTGTACTCATATTTTGAGTATTTTAAAGTGGTGGTTTCTAAGAGATTGCAAAAATGTAAATTTCTAAATGTTTTTGTGAGTCCTATATATGGTTTAAATAGAAAAAATAATAGAGAGCGGTATATTTATAAGGGAATAAATTTTTTTTCGAACTATGAAATTATTTATACAACGCGTCTTCATGGACTAATTTTAGGTATTCTTATGGATAAGAAAGTGATAATTGTTGATAATAAATATAATAAGTGTAAAAATTATTATGATACATGGCTCCGTGAGTTTGATAATATAGAATTGATGAGCTAA
- a CDS encoding LicD family protein, translated as MLSDKQKKHILVNRDGLKYYTVEGLEKVHEEMLRLLLIIDTIAKENNIPYWIDGGSLIGIVRHKGFIPWDDDLDISLLKKDYLRLIKEISMYCEMHNDVALFYNEPLVEHTCNFFASKKVFSRTQGSCVLVPVKIDIRPVNCIVKNKDNVIENNIYRDTANYIIFGKSYGYMKKTLSHKNEQMDFLEYYNYKYGLVDSGLENVIMVHPYFEFSNTFELTYNDLFPLKMLQFENMLLPVPNNYDYLLKELYGDYMSYPNICHRAPVACQIYQRQLKDNRFNLCLSMFKHTNRGLLYRMRIILVQIRLLGVFEYMKIKIYE; from the coding sequence ATGTTATCTGATAAGCAAAAAAAACATATTTTGGTTAATCGTGATGGTTTGAAGTATTATACTGTTGAAGGGTTGGAAAAAGTACACGAAGAAATGCTACGTCTATTATTGATAATAGATACTATTGCAAAAGAAAATAATATTCCCTATTGGATAGATGGGGGTAGTTTGATTGGTATAGTACGTCATAAAGGATTTATTCCATGGGATGATGATCTGGATATTTCTCTGCTAAAAAAGGATTACCTTAGGTTAATTAAAGAAATATCAATGTATTGTGAAATGCACAATGATGTTGCACTGTTCTATAACGAGCCATTAGTAGAACATACTTGTAACTTTTTTGCCAGTAAAAAAGTATTTTCTCGTACTCAGGGTTCTTGTGTTCTTGTTCCTGTTAAAATAGATATTAGACCTGTTAATTGTATAGTTAAAAATAAAGATAATGTAATAGAAAATAATATTTATAGAGATACTGCAAATTATATCATATTTGGTAAATCTTATGGTTATATGAAAAAAACTTTAAGCCATAAAAATGAACAAATGGATTTTTTAGAATACTATAATTATAAATATGGGTTAGTAGATTCTGGATTAGAAAATGTTATAATGGTTCATCCTTATTTTGAATTTTCTAATACATTTGAGCTTACCTATAATGATTTGTTTCCATTAAAAATGCTGCAATTTGAGAATATGTTGTTGCCGGTTCCGAATAATTATGATTATTTGCTAAAAGAGTTGTATGGAGATTATATGAGTTACCCAAATATTTGCCATAGAGCACCTGTAGCATGTCAAATTTATCAAAGGCAATTGAAAGATAATCGTTTTAACTTGTGCTTGTCGATGTTTAAACATACTAACAGAGGATTGTTGTACAGGATGCGTATTATATTAGTGCAGATAAGATTGTTGGGAGTGTTTGAATATATGAAAATAAAAATTTATGAGTAA
- a CDS encoding glycosyltransferase family 2 protein — MKVTILLPAYNAALYLRDSLDSIMRQAFKDFDVLLIDDGSMDDTSKIAIEYSNIDRRIKYYKNEKNIGLIKTLNKGLSLAKGEYIVRMDADDIMFDDRLYKQVKYMDSNPECFVCGGQMEYIGGLTGMAPILPQKYEDLLYLSLINCPLYHPTTIIRNSAIKQFGLKYNDSYKHAEDYKFWSDIIFSHPNSIANIKDVVLFYRISNNQITAKYSDEQDLISKIVRRENVQHVLVPYGIKLPEVVNCEIIEKVSSLIRKEHIDAAEILTLVLCMLYMSMENSYVRIKHFILSNDYSLFVKNSSRIKLGLSVLLSGIFSNRGKRFVI, encoded by the coding sequence ATGAAAGTTACAATTTTACTACCTGCATATAATGCGGCACTTTATCTTAGAGACTCTTTAGATAGCATTATGCGACAAGCATTTAAAGATTTTGATGTGCTGTTGATTGATGATGGATCTATGGATGATACCTCAAAAATCGCAATTGAGTATAGTAATATTGATAGGCGTATAAAGTATTATAAGAATGAGAAAAATATTGGTCTAATCAAGACGCTTAATAAAGGATTATCGCTTGCTAAAGGTGAATATATCGTTAGAATGGATGCTGATGATATAATGTTTGATGATAGGCTTTACAAACAAGTAAAATATATGGATTCAAATCCTGAATGCTTTGTATGCGGAGGGCAAATGGAGTATATAGGAGGCTTGACTGGAATGGCTCCTATTTTGCCTCAAAAATATGAAGATTTACTTTATTTATCTTTGATAAACTGTCCTTTGTATCATCCTACAACTATTATTAGGAACAGTGCGATTAAGCAGTTTGGATTGAAATACAATGACTCATATAAACATGCGGAAGATTATAAGTTTTGGAGTGATATAATTTTTTCACATCCTAACTCTATTGCCAATATCAAAGATGTTGTATTGTTTTATCGTATTTCGAACAACCAAATAACCGCAAAATATAGTGATGAACAAGATTTAATATCAAAAATAGTGAGAAGAGAAAATGTTCAGCATGTTTTAGTGCCATATGGTATAAAGTTGCCGGAAGTAGTGAACTGTGAAATAATTGAAAAGGTATCTTCGCTTATAAGAAAGGAGCATATTGATGCAGCTGAAATTCTGACATTGGTACTATGTATGCTGTATATGTCTATGGAAAATTCTTATGTTAGAATAAAGCATTTTATACTGTCGAATGATTATTCTTTATTTGTTAAAAATTCTTCGAGAATCAAATTGGGATTGTCTGTTTTGTTAAGTGGAATTTTCTCTAATAGAGGGAAAAGATTTGTGATTTAA
- a CDS encoding acyltransferase, whose amino-acid sequence MIKVGKNFSVGRNCYINALSQEGLICGDNVSIGYNTHIELTGSLRYFGKGMRVGNYVGLGTHGHYGSGMGFLEIGDDTIFGNYVSIHPENHNYHNTNIPIRLQGVNGVGVKIGKNCWIGAKVTILDGTIIGDNSVVAAGAVVRGQFPDNCVIGGIPAKIIKYI is encoded by the coding sequence ATGATTAAAGTAGGAAAAAATTTCAGTGTAGGAAGAAATTGTTATATAAATGCTCTTTCCCAAGAGGGGCTGATATGCGGCGATAACGTATCTATCGGTTATAATACGCACATAGAATTAACAGGTTCTTTACGGTATTTTGGAAAGGGAATGCGAGTAGGAAATTATGTCGGATTAGGTACACATGGGCATTATGGAAGTGGAATGGGCTTTTTAGAGATTGGAGATGATACTATATTCGGAAATTATGTGAGTATACATCCAGAGAATCATAATTATCATAATACAAATATTCCTATTAGGCTACAAGGTGTTAATGGTGTTGGCGTTAAAATTGGCAAGAATTGTTGGATTGGAGCAAAAGTTACGATTTTAGATGGTACTATCATCGGCGATAACAGTGTTGTAGCAGCAGGTGCTGTTGTGCGTGGACAGTTTCCTGATAATTGTGTTATAGGGGGGATTCCGGCAAAAATTATCAAATATATTTAA